The nucleotide sequence ACGGCATTGGATGGTCGAATAATAGCTAAAAACTCAAATACTATTTCCCCGCCAGAGATCTCGTTTGTGACGCCAAAAGGAAAACTGTGCCGCCCATTCGATCCCTTCCCCTCCAATATCACGTGGGTCAGTTATTTTCCCGCCGACCGTACCCAAAGAAATACATgctaagtccccccccccaaaaaaggcctTTCATTTTCTCTCTCAAGTTGGTCACGATCGACTTTCATCCTACATTTATCGTTGCTTTCCTTTAAATGCAGATAACCAATAACTCTCAAGTCGTTATTTGCTATCAGGCGGTTCCTATCACAAACCCACGGGGTGTTGTTTTATTTCCTTCCACATCCTGGGCGAGTCTCACCTTCTACTACGACGTCCGTAGCCACCGCTGCCGTATCGGCGGGGAGGAGGCCCGCGTCGGCTGTGGTGGGAATCTGGAGGTCGGCCGTAGCGGGCCATCTGGACACGCAACTCCCGCCCGTCGAGCACGGCTCCGTCCATGGCATCCATGGCGTCTTCCGCATCGCGTTTATCGTGGAAACGCACGAAGGCAAAGCCGCGGCTCTCTTTGGTGTAGCGGTCTCGGGGGATGTACACGTCCCCCACGCGGCCGTACTTCTCGAAGACGCGGCGGAGGGTATCTGGGGAGGTGCGGTAAGTCAGGTTGTCTACCTTTAGCGAAGTCATACCTTCTACGTCCGGCGGCGGCCGCCCGTAACTCATAGCAGCGggcgggggaaggagggaatgacGCGGGAGAAGCGGAACGGCGGCTAGAGATGAAATAAGACGCAAAGAACAATGGGAGAACTTTCTAGTTAGGCCTGCAGGTATCACGGACCTGTGGCCGTGCAAGGCTTGAGCACGCGGACGGGATCTTACTCGCGCACCGCCATCTCTAAGCACAACCACGAGCAAATGAGCGAGGCGCCGCCCTTCCCCAGGAACTTAAGctccacaaaatggctgccgttgACCCGGAAGTAACTGGAGCGACCAACCACGATCCACTCTGAGCAGATTCAAATTAAACTGTTTTCGTTTCCTAACCCAAAAAAAGAAGTAATAGAAATGAGCTTTTAACAGCGGCTGGCAAGTAAAAGAATATAAATTAATTATAGGCTTTGAACGCTTGGCCGTTAGTATGAAACCCCGGAAGAAATTATAAATGTTCCCAAGAGAGGATATGTAATGTTATTTACAATTTCAGGAAATGTGAAAATAAATACTAGATTCTATTTAGCAAAGTATAGATCAGATGGCGTGTTTTTAGCGCGTTAAATGGTGTGACTGACGTGAATGTGTGTTAGAAAAGGGGAACTAGTTGGATTCAAAATGGCGGCGAAGGAAGATGAAAAAACGTGCGTGCACGAGAGCCTAGGACGGTTTAGGGACGTGAGGCGCAGTGATGATTTCCTTCCCGCTGCCGCAACGAAGAGGCGCGAATCAGTGCGTGGGGGCGTGGTTAGCTTCTGCTCCGCCCATTGCTTCTCGAGATGAGTTAGATCTTGAATGCTGTAGTCGATCTCTTTTAATGAAAGTCTTTCTTGATTACCAAGAGATCCTAGGTACTGAAAGGAAAAAAACTCTAATAGTAGTAGTGTTCGTCCggaaggatggggaatctgaaaCCTACAAGTACGGCTATACATTATTCAGGACCAACTTGAAGTCATAAAGCAAGCTTTTATGTTTTTCAGACCCCTTcaacagttgttgttatgtgccttcaagtcgattgcgacttatggcgatcctatgaatcagtgatctccaatagcaccCTTCAACAGACTGGATGTTAAGTAAAAGACAAGAGAAGGGAGTATGAGGATTGGCTTACTTGCTTTGAGAACAAAGCATCTCTGCAGGTTTAACTTGCAAGTAAGGTCTGTTGAACTCTATGGGATGTTCGTCTGAGTAACTACACCAAGGATGATCTGCCTTGTGAGTTTTCAAAAATGGGGAGCAGCCATTGCTTCCTTGTCTTGGAATCTAGGTTTGTAACCTTATACTTGTAACACCTAGCAGAGGTTTCCTCAAGTGGACTATAGTCCACAAAACCTTAAAGGCATAATAAATTGTTAGTCTCTGAGCTGTTACACAACTCgggctttcccccctcttctgcAAGAAGTTTACATGCCTATTCCTCTGGAAATCTTGGAACTGACTCTGCCTGACCTCACAGCTACAACAACCAGACTGATTTTTGTACTTGTTCCTCACCCTTACTGCTTTGTGTAACATCATCCGTTGATGAAGAGCTCTGGAGAACTCTAAAGATTGCCACTATATTGTAACATTTTGGTGGGTCCCCATAAAAGTATTGCTTAACTATGGATTAAGGATACAGTAGTGTGTTTGGGAAGTTGGAGTCTGAATTCAAGGATATTAAGTAGAAGGCATGCAGCCTCTCTGTGCCCCCAGCAGCTTACCAGCTTGATATATTGCTATAGTACATATGACCCCATCATACTTTTATCCTCCTCCTGGCAAATCCACAGGTATTTGGACATGCTGGAACCAAGATGTCTGATGTATGGAGCTTCTGAACTGATGCAGATTTGCAATGTTCTATGGtacttgtgatgcgtccttccctggctctccctgtcaggttcctacctgctcgtggttactgcctgtctctaggcaccaccagggactccaccagtccggaccgcactctcttatggtttacctatctgctctagcacagatctcaacagatccccctgctaggcaaccaccagtaacgtcccaatactagtattcccagagactctgaatactggtattgttattctcttcaccgctgccaccatttgttacagttccccttcagccttggtcattaccttaccctcccttctggtctgtgaaaccccagccaaggatcaggcctttggtaaaccaaattaagtatttattacagataacaaag is from Rhineura floridana isolate rRhiFlo1 chromosome 3, rRhiFlo1.hap2, whole genome shotgun sequence and encodes:
- the SRSF2 gene encoding serine/arginine-rich splicing factor 2 — protein: MSYGRPPPDVEGMTSLKVDNLTYRTSPDTLRRVFEKYGRVGDVYIPRDRYTKESRGFAFVRFHDKRDAEDAMDAMDGAVLDGRELRVQMARYGRPPDSHHSRRGPPPRRYGSGGYGRRSRSPRRRRRSRSRSRSRSRSRSRSRYSRSKSRSRTRSRSRSTSKSRSARRSKSKSSSPSRSRSRSRSRSRSRSPPPVSKRESKSRSRSKSPPKSPEEEGAVSS